Genomic segment of Desertibacillus haloalkaliphilus:
AATGGAGAAAACAATTAAAGGAATATCATTATCCATACATAACGAAGATGCTGTTGAATCCATAACTGCTAAGCCTTCTTTTAAAACATCCAAGAACGAAAGCGAACGATATTTCTTTGCATTTACATCAACGGATGGATCAGCGCTGTAGACACCATCGACTTTATTCTTAGCCATTAAAATCACTTCAGCTTCAATTTCAGCCGCTCGCAATGCTGCCGTTGTATCGGTCGAAAAGTACGGATTACCTGTACCAGCCGCAAAGATCACGACACGTTTTTTTTCAAGATGACGAATCGCTTTACGACGAATGTACGGTTCAGCCACTTGGCGCATTTCGATTGATGTCTGTACGCGTGACTCAACATCAATATTCTCAAGACTATCTTGAAGAGCAAGAGAATTCATGACAGTTGCTAACATCCCCATATAATCGGCTGTTGCACGGTCCATTCCTTTTGCACTTCCAGCCATCCCTCGCCAAATGTTACCTCCACCAACAACAATCGCCACCTCTGTACCGAGCTCGACAATTTCTTTTACTTGTGATGCGATCGATTGAATGACAGAAGGATCGATGCCGTAGCCTTGTTCCCCTGCTAATGCCTCACCGCTTAACTTTAATACCACACGATTATATTTACCCATCGTTACCTCCATTTGCAGTTAGTTATGACTCGTTTGATGCATTTTTAAAAATAGGGAACACACAGTGCCCCCTATTTTCATTATTTTTTCACTTGAGACATAACCTCGTCTGCAAAGTTTTCTTCACGTTTCTCCATACCTTCTCCAACTTCAAAACGAACAAAGTTCTTTACAGTTGCGCCCTTACTTTCAACGAACTTACCAACTTTTTGATCGCCATCTTTAACAAACGGTTGGTCAAGTAAGCAGATTTGTTCGAAGAATTTACCTAAACGACCTTCCACCATTTTCTCAACAATGTTTTCTGGTTTCCCTTCATTTAACGCTTGTTGCTTTAATACTTCGCGCTCACGATCAGTTTCTTCTGCAGGTACAGAATCACGTGAAACATATTTTGGATTAATCGCTGCTACGTGCATCGCTACGTCTTTTGCTACCTCTTCATCTGTTGTACCTTCAAGTGTTGTAAGAACGGCAATTTTACCACCCATATGAAGGTAAGCACCAAATGCATCTCCGTCACCTTTAGTTGCTACTTCAAAACGGCGTAAAGAGATCTTCTCACCAATTTTTGCAATTTGGTTGTTGATGTATTCTTGTACTGTCTCACCATCACCTTGGAACGGTTGCTCTAATGCTTCTTCAACTGTAGCTGGGTTTTGAGATAGAATGTGCGATCCTAGTTCACTAACAAGATCTTGGAAGCTTTCGTTCTTTGCAACGAAATCTGTTTCTGAGTTGACTTCAAGAATTGCTGCTTTGTTGCCATCAACTTTTACAAATGCTAGACCTTCAGCTGCAATGCGGTCTGCTTTTTTCGCAGCTTTCGCGATCCCTTTTTCACGTAAAAGATCAACTGCTTTATCCATATCACCATCTGTTTCAGTTAATGCCTTTTTACAATCCATCATACCTGCGCCTGTCTTTTCACGTAATTCTTTTACCATACTTGCTGTTACTGCCATTTAAAATTCCTCCTTAAGAATATACTATGTAAATAGCTTCCCATGTTTTTCACATTTTAGCATGTCCATTGTTCAAAAAAAAGGGTGATAAAGGGTAACCCCCTTTACCACCCTTTTTGAGAGCAAATGAAATTAAGCAGTTGTTTCCTCTGTCTCTTCCTCTGCTACTTCTTGTCCTTCTTCCCCTTGGTTCGCTTCAATGATAGCGTCTGCCATTTTACCAGTTAGAAGCTTAACCGCACGAATTGCATCATCGTTACCTGGGATAACGTAATCAATTTCATCAGGGTCACAGTTTGTATCAACAATTGCTACGATTGGGATGTTAAGCTTATGAGCTTCAGCAATTGCAATACGTTCTTTACGAGGATCTATAATGAATAAAGCATCAGGAATTCCATCCATTTCTTTAATTCCACCTAAGAACTTCTCTAGGCGATCCATTTCTTTTTTAAGAAGAATAACTTCTTTTTTAGGAAGAACATCGAATGTTCCATCCTCTTGCATTTTTTCAAGATCCTTAAGGCGAGCAATACGCTTTTGAATTGTTTCAAAGTTCGTTAATGTTCCACCTAACCAACGTTGGTTGATATAGAACATTCCACAACGTTGTGCTTCGTCTCTTACTGAATCTTGTGCTTGTTTTTTCGTACCAACGAAAAGAACTTTCCCTCCGTCAGCTGCAAGGTCTCTTACAAAGTTGTAAGCTTCCTCTACTTTTTTGACCGTTTTTTGTAGGTCAATGATATAAATGCCATTACGTTCTGTGAAGATGTAGCGATCCATTTTTGGGTTCCAACGACGAGTTTGGTGACCGAAGTGTACCCCAGCTTCTAATAGTTGTTTCATGGAGATTACTGCCACATCAAACACCTCCTTTTGGTTTTTATTTTCCTCCGCTCACATCATTTTTAAGTAAGACTGCGCTTTGCAGCACCGTTACTCAAATTAGCGAGCGTGTGTGATTAACACCGTTGATAAATATATCATACTGTGATGGCAATAGCAAGCAACCATTTTATTTTATTGATAAAATTTTAATAAGAGTTCAACTTCACCTTTTCCCATCCCTAGCTTTTTCGCTATTTCATTCGCTGAATATCCTTGATTTGCTAAAGATAAAACCTTAGCTGTCTCAGATTGTTCAAATACATCGTCGCTTTTATAATCATCATCAGTTGGGATTGGGGGCTGATAAGACCGATCATATTCATTCTCAGTTTTATCAAATTCCACTTGTTCGTTAGAGAGTGGGGACAGTGGTGATGTCTGCTTAGTTGTCCGCTCACGCTGAGGTGGATCATGCCTAACGGTATCCTCCCTCAACTGTTGGCTCTGTTCTTGCCCATGATCGATAAACTGTTTAATTAACCGTTCATTTTCTTCCTTCATTTCAGTTGTATATGCGACTAATAAATCTTCAATTTCCGCTTTAACCTTCTCTGCATTCTTATTTGGTGAAGGTGCCTCACGATTAAAACGCTGCATCAACGTGATAATCCAGAAAAATGTAATAAAATGCAAAATGATGCTTACGATGACTAAATACGTGATCATTGGTTACTTCCCTCAATTAATTATAATTATATAATCCCGTGAAAGGGTATTTTAAAATCAACACTCTCATGATATCGCGAGTGTCCTTCGATGATCTTTCTATTCATGTAGCTTGCACATCACCCCATCGTCATTATTGCCCTAGAAAGACCGACATCAAAAACAGCGGATTTTAACGACTCACTAATTGAATTTCACCATCTTCATACAGAAGCCTTATATTTTTATGTGGTGACATGATTTTTCTTCGATACTTCCCAAAATGGATATCAACATTCGGGTATAATTGATGTTCTACACACACCACGCCTTGACGATCGCTATCTTGCCTATCGTCAAGCTCTTGCAAATCCTCGGTTACTTCTTGTAACTGTTGTTGCATATTAGCGATCGTATTACGAATTCGTAATTTCATAATTCGTTCTTGAGGGGTGAGAGATTTCGAATGCTGTTCTTTAGCTTCATACGTTTCCAATAGCTTTTGTAGCTTAACAAGCTCTTCTTCCGCCGTCTGTTTCTGAGATTGAAGATGTTGCTTTCGTTCTAAGCGACTTTGACTGACGCCAAGATACAGTGATGTT
This window contains:
- the pyrH gene encoding UMP kinase; protein product: MGKYNRVVLKLSGEALAGEQGYGIDPSVIQSIASQVKEIVELGTEVAIVVGGGNIWRGMAGSAKGMDRATADYMGMLATVMNSLALQDSLENIDVESRVQTSIEMRQVAEPYIRRKAIRHLEKKRVVIFAAGTGNPYFSTDTTAALRAAEIEAEVILMAKNKVDGVYSADPSVDVNAKKYRSLSFLDVLKEGLAVMDSTASSLCMDNDIPLIVFSIMEEGNIKRAVVGEEIGTVVRGNQ
- the tsf gene encoding translation elongation factor Ts, whose protein sequence is MAVTASMVKELREKTGAGMMDCKKALTETDGDMDKAVDLLREKGIAKAAKKADRIAAEGLAFVKVDGNKAAILEVNSETDFVAKNESFQDLVSELGSHILSQNPATVEEALEQPFQGDGETVQEYINNQIAKIGEKISLRRFEVATKGDGDAFGAYLHMGGKIAVLTTLEGTTDEEVAKDVAMHVAAINPKYVSRDSVPAEETDREREVLKQQALNEGKPENIVEKMVEGRLGKFFEQICLLDQPFVKDGDQKVGKFVESKGATVKNFVRFEVGEGMEKREENFADEVMSQVKK
- the rpsB gene encoding 30S ribosomal protein S2 — translated: MAVISMKQLLEAGVHFGHQTRRWNPKMDRYIFTERNGIYIIDLQKTVKKVEEAYNFVRDLAADGGKVLFVGTKKQAQDSVRDEAQRCGMFYINQRWLGGTLTNFETIQKRIARLKDLEKMQEDGTFDVLPKKEVILLKKEMDRLEKFLGGIKEMDGIPDALFIIDPRKERIAIAEAHKLNIPIVAIVDTNCDPDEIDYVIPGNDDAIRAVKLLTGKMADAIIEANQGEEGQEVAEEETEETTA
- a CDS encoding DUF6115 domain-containing protein, which gives rise to MITYLVIVSIILHFITFFWIITLMQRFNREAPSPNKNAEKVKAEIEDLLVAYTTEMKEENERLIKQFIDHGQEQSQQLREDTVRHDPPQRERTTKQTSPLSPLSNEQVEFDKTENEYDRSYQPPIPTDDDYKSDDVFEQSETAKVLSLANQGYSANEIAKKLGMGKGEVELLLKFYQ